Proteins from a single region of Sporosarcina sp. P33:
- a CDS encoding glycosyltransferase, with translation MTEKHNARPYILHTENATLLPNVPIVKRDAAGNMVETNRLLKDSYSCNFQVVIRENMFGARIKTDAVEISKTQVIVDFNSAMNAIGNGDIVTLRFKIPKGTIEEGYESTVRIRGTASWQEIQMPTGEITWKMIFSFVESLDSYFERTRWKYIKTFTFASLLLVAFFIVLMRVESLVYFKFNKFIYFYSLIAAAFLLSRYIFGAFYKNIPINPNYRPGVSIIIPVFNEEEWIHKTIYSCLNQNYPIDKLEVIVVDDQSTDQTVKNALKAVEKLSQEDEIYNIKERLQVHVMPVNGGKREALVEGVAMAKHDLVVFVDSDSFLEPNAILNLVQPFQDPKMGGVAGRTDVENKYTNSITKLQVVRYYIAFRVMKAAESYFDCVTCLSGPLSCYRKSLILKHQEDWVNQTFLGQPATFGDDRSMTNFILQTHRTAYQDRAICSTIVPEKFGIFLKQQMRWKRSWLRESLRAGTFIWKKEVFMALFFYVGLIVPIAAPIVVIYNLVYVPLYHGVFPATFLMGLFLMAFMMSAAYLFFKKSSLWIFGFVFVLMYEAVLLWQMPIAWVTFWKSTWGTRDTPQDIEAREKKARKKEKKDPLTIKS, from the coding sequence GTGACAGAAAAACATAATGCCAGACCCTATATTTTACACACTGAGAATGCAACACTTCTTCCGAACGTTCCGATAGTGAAGAGAGATGCAGCCGGGAACATGGTTGAAACAAATCGCCTGCTGAAAGATTCTTATTCGTGTAACTTTCAGGTGGTTATTAGAGAAAACATGTTTGGAGCGAGAATTAAAACAGATGCTGTCGAAATATCAAAAACGCAGGTGATCGTAGACTTCAATTCCGCAATGAATGCAATCGGAAACGGTGATATTGTAACTTTACGTTTCAAAATTCCAAAAGGAACAATTGAGGAAGGATACGAATCAACAGTAAGGATTCGCGGAACGGCAAGCTGGCAAGAAATACAGATGCCAACTGGTGAAATTACGTGGAAAATGATCTTCAGTTTTGTCGAATCACTCGACTCCTATTTTGAGAGAACGAGATGGAAGTATATAAAGACATTTACGTTTGCCAGTCTCTTACTTGTTGCTTTCTTTATTGTATTAATGCGAGTGGAGAGTTTAGTCTACTTTAAATTCAATAAATTCATCTACTTTTACAGTCTCATTGCAGCTGCGTTTCTATTGTCTCGGTATATATTTGGTGCCTTCTACAAAAACATTCCAATTAATCCGAATTACCGGCCGGGTGTTTCAATCATTATTCCTGTATTTAATGAAGAAGAGTGGATTCACAAAACGATATATAGCTGTCTAAATCAGAACTATCCCATCGATAAGCTAGAAGTAATTGTGGTTGACGATCAATCTACAGATCAAACTGTAAAAAACGCCTTGAAAGCAGTCGAAAAGCTAAGCCAGGAAGATGAAATATACAACATCAAAGAACGGCTTCAAGTGCATGTAATGCCGGTCAATGGCGGAAAACGCGAAGCGCTGGTGGAAGGCGTGGCAATGGCAAAGCATGATCTGGTTGTCTTTGTTGACTCGGATAGTTTTCTCGAGCCGAATGCCATTCTGAATCTCGTGCAGCCGTTTCAAGACCCTAAAATGGGCGGTGTTGCAGGCCGTACAGATGTGGAAAACAAATATACGAACAGTATAACGAAACTGCAAGTTGTGCGTTACTATATTGCATTTCGCGTGATGAAAGCGGCAGAATCTTATTTTGACTGCGTCACTTGCCTGTCAGGTCCTTTGTCTTGCTATCGGAAGTCTTTGATTTTGAAACATCAGGAAGACTGGGTGAATCAAACCTTCTTGGGACAGCCGGCAACATTCGGAGATGACCGAAGTATGACCAACTTTATCTTGCAGACACATCGCACTGCCTACCAGGACAGAGCTATTTGTTCTACAATTGTACCTGAAAAATTTGGAATATTCCTAAAACAGCAAATGCGCTGGAAACGATCTTGGCTGCGTGAATCGTTACGGGCGGGCACCTTCATTTGGAAAAAGGAAGTCTTCATGGCCCTGTTCTTTTACGTCGGGCTGATTGTGCCAATTGCAGCACCGATTGTCGTGATTTATAACTTAGTATATGTTCCCCTCTATCACGGTGTTTTTCCGGCAACTTTCCTGATGGGTTTGTTCCTGATGGCTTTCATGATGAGCGCGGCGTACTTGTTTTTCAAGAAAAGCAGTCTCTGGATATTCGGCTTTGTTTTCGTTTTGATGTATGAAGCGGTTCTTTTATGGCAGATGCCGATTGCTTGGGTAACGTTCTGGAAATCAACATGGGGAACGCGCGATACGCCTCAAGATATTGAAGCGAGAGAAAAGAAGGCCCGCAAGAAAGAAAAAAAGGATCCTCTAACTATCAAATCATAA
- a CDS encoding polysaccharide deacetylase family protein has product MKRKYNEVLDYEKKNQRKKRRSIFQLAILAVIVFLVFQTFVEMNRYDAPDQTEWSNKKGFIALSYPGVSRDGSDSLFAKKQLQKQLQALTDQGYETISQQDILDYYNKKKPLPEKALFLSFEDGRTDTSVFVHPLLKKYNYKATLLSFANKLETNDKRFLQPEHLSQMKKSGFWELGSNGNRLTYINIFNKEGTFLPIRDDDEVLNKSEIDSYNHFSMDFIRDQYSIPIENRTEMEKRITEDYEQMRKVYEKQLGATPDVYMIMHANALYNTANRLVSDINDKEIRKTFAMHFNLEGNTYNTNGNDLYNLTRVQPAASWSTNHLLMKIQNDKKGKVEFVRGNEKQAKQWKAAEGVAEFDGNTIILTSKAKKQSHLVLNESGNKDIQFTGKVGGTEEGQQAVFLRRSNDGDAYIKVAFENDQLIIEEKVKGQLKELLETKAIPDAHIAEQNDSQSSGRKEKKTDEEKLANEKYVEITLKDNKLAIQLNDKEIVNNLAVNQDIQSGKLALGSSWVTGDFNDPIHDAYFSDIAITSLDKNHANQTALFTNERGNYQKIIYTCISSIKSAMNWVVDNF; this is encoded by the coding sequence ATGAAACGTAAATATAACGAAGTGTTAGATTATGAAAAGAAAAATCAGCGGAAAAAAAGGCGCTCGATTTTTCAATTGGCGATCCTGGCAGTTATTGTGTTCCTTGTGTTTCAAACGTTTGTTGAGATGAATCGTTACGATGCGCCAGATCAGACAGAATGGAGCAATAAAAAGGGGTTTATCGCCCTATCCTATCCAGGTGTATCGAGAGATGGATCCGACTCGCTTTTTGCGAAAAAACAATTGCAGAAACAGCTGCAGGCGTTAACCGATCAAGGATATGAGACTATCTCCCAACAAGATATTTTAGACTATTACAATAAAAAGAAACCTTTACCCGAGAAAGCACTGTTTCTTTCCTTTGAAGACGGGCGCACGGATACGAGTGTATTTGTACATCCATTGCTGAAGAAATACAACTACAAAGCGACGTTGCTGTCATTTGCAAATAAACTGGAGACAAACGACAAACGTTTTCTGCAGCCGGAACATCTGTCGCAAATGAAGAAAAGCGGATTTTGGGAATTGGGCAGTAACGGCAACCGCTTAACATATATAAATATATTTAATAAAGAAGGGACATTTTTACCTATTCGTGACGACGATGAAGTGCTGAATAAAAGTGAAATCGATTCTTATAATCACTTCTCCATGGATTTTATACGTGATCAGTATTCAATTCCGATTGAGAATCGAACGGAAATGGAAAAGCGGATTACAGAAGACTATGAGCAGATGCGCAAGGTGTATGAAAAACAGCTAGGAGCTACGCCTGATGTGTATATGATTATGCATGCAAATGCCTTATATAATACAGCAAACAGATTGGTTTCAGATATAAACGATAAAGAAATCAGAAAAACATTTGCCATGCATTTTAATCTTGAAGGAAACACGTACAATACAAATGGAAATGATCTGTACAATCTGACGCGGGTTCAGCCGGCAGCATCCTGGTCAACTAATCATTTATTAATGAAAATTCAAAATGACAAGAAAGGAAAGGTAGAGTTCGTCCGGGGAAATGAAAAACAGGCGAAGCAATGGAAAGCAGCAGAAGGCGTGGCGGAATTTGACGGAAACACAATTATTCTGACGTCAAAGGCGAAAAAACAATCACATTTAGTGCTGAATGAGAGCGGCAACAAAGACATTCAGTTCACAGGGAAAGTCGGGGGAACTGAAGAAGGTCAGCAGGCGGTCTTCCTCAGACGCAGTAATGACGGGGACGCGTATATAAAAGTAGCATTTGAAAATGATCAGCTGATTATTGAAGAAAAAGTAAAAGGACAGCTGAAAGAATTATTGGAGACAAAGGCAATCCCTGACGCACACATTGCAGAACAGAATGACAGTCAATCATCTGGACGAAAAGAAAAGAAAACAGACGAGGAAAAACTTGCGAATGAGAAATATGTAGAAATAACGCTCAAAGACAATAAACTGGCAATCCAGCTGAATGACAAAGAAATTGTAAATAATCTCGCAGTCAATCAAGACATACAGTCAGGTAAATTGGCGCTCGGTTCTTCTTGGGTAACAGGTGATTTTAATGATCCGATTCATGACGCATATTTCAGTGATATTGCGATTACTTCATTGGACAAAAATCATGCGAACCAGACTGCTCTATTTACCAACGAAAGAGGAAATTATCAAAAGATAATCTACACATGCATCAGTTCAATAAAATCCGCAATGAACTGGGTAGTTGATAATTTCTAA
- a CDS encoding glycosyl hydrolase family 18 protein, giving the protein MKTKNKMAYIVITCLLLSGCRGQEHEQQMDVAELKSLELSAWVTEWQWQSGMEDLKQVQGLDRTQVFAAYFDSDDQLYFSDKMHEAIAAMQELSRKRKIPLDLTIVNDQFLPDNTVVHKDADLIARLVGSSASRKAHIDTILHYISKYQFDGLEIDYENVNTEDLPNLIQFYKELNQALETHGKTLRVILEPNLRVEDYQFPAGPVYVMMAYNLHGGHSDPGPKANEEFIRNVAKKMSALPGEPIMAFSAGGFKWQHGKDHTATLTEIEAEELARKSHEKPVRDPASGGMYFDYKEKNGEKFTVWYADRQTLHQWMKIAAEEGNTKVSLWRMGGIETSTLEFLNKAIR; this is encoded by the coding sequence ATGAAAACGAAGAATAAGATGGCCTACATTGTTATTACCTGTTTACTTTTAAGCGGCTGCCGCGGGCAAGAACACGAACAGCAGATGGATGTTGCAGAATTGAAAAGTTTGGAGTTATCCGCCTGGGTGACTGAGTGGCAATGGCAGAGTGGAATGGAAGATCTGAAGCAAGTACAAGGTTTGGATCGTACGCAGGTTTTTGCAGCGTATTTTGACAGTGATGACCAGTTATATTTCAGTGACAAAATGCATGAGGCAATTGCTGCCATGCAAGAGCTGTCCAGAAAGCGGAAAATTCCGCTAGACTTAACTATCGTAAATGATCAATTTCTGCCGGACAATACGGTCGTTCATAAAGATGCGGATTTAATTGCGCGGCTAGTAGGAAGTTCAGCCAGCCGAAAAGCCCATATCGACACTATTTTGCACTATATCAGTAAGTATCAGTTTGATGGACTTGAAATCGATTACGAAAATGTAAATACAGAAGATTTACCTAACCTGATTCAATTTTATAAAGAGCTGAACCAGGCGCTTGAAACACACGGAAAAACATTACGTGTCATTCTTGAACCTAATTTACGCGTGGAAGACTATCAATTTCCTGCCGGCCCTGTTTATGTGATGATGGCGTATAACTTGCATGGCGGACATTCAGATCCGGGCCCGAAAGCAAACGAGGAGTTTATTCGTAATGTAGCGAAAAAAATGAGCGCGCTGCCCGGCGAGCCAATAATGGCATTTTCTGCAGGCGGATTCAAATGGCAGCATGGGAAAGACCATACTGCCACTCTTACAGAAATAGAAGCAGAAGAGCTGGCCCGAAAGAGTCACGAAAAACCGGTAAGAGACCCGGCTAGCGGCGGCATGTATTTTGATTATAAAGAAAAAAACGGTGAGAAGTTCACCGTTTGGTACGCGGACCGGCAGACCCTGCACCAATGGATGAAGATCGCGGCTGAAGAAGGCAATACTAAGGTTTCTCTTTGGCGGATGGGAGGGATTGAGACCTCCACATTGGAATTTCTGAATAAAGCTATCCGTTAA
- a CDS encoding helix-turn-helix transcriptional regulator, translated as MFANHIKELRKQMNLTQAELAEQVGIGRTALSKIENGAYYPSAKTMKKISDVLNKPIGEIFFNTDIS; from the coding sequence ATGTTTGCCAATCATATTAAAGAACTCAGGAAACAAATGAATCTGACGCAGGCAGAATTGGCTGAGCAGGTGGGCATCGGGCGTACAGCTTTATCCAAAATAGAAAATGGCGCGTATTATCCAAGTGCGAAAACAATGAAAAAGATTTCGGATGTTCTTAATAAACCGATTGGTGAAATCTTTTTTAATACGGATATTTCATAA